The following is a genomic window from Hyphomicrobiales bacterium.
CCCGCCGGTATCCGAGCGCTGCCATTGGCTGTGTCGTTCTCGCCGTCATGATTCTGGTCGGAATTCTGGCGCCGTTCCTCGGCACTGTGAGCCCGAATGAGCTGAGCCTTTCCCGCCGCCTCCTGCCGCCTTCGGAGAGCGCCTGGTTCGGCACCGATGGCTTCGGCCGGGATATCTATTCGCGCGTTCTCTATGGCACGCACGTTTCTCTGTTCATCGGCTTCACAGTTGCCGTGCTGTCTGCAGGGATAGGGCTGCTCGTCGGCCTCATATCCGGATTCGTGCGGCCTCTCGACGCCGTCCTGATGCGTATCACCGACGGCCTGATGTCAATTCCCTCCATCCTCCTGGCTATTGCGCTCATGGCCCTTATCCGGGGGTCGGTCACGACGGTCATTGTCGCGATCACCATCGCCGAGGTGCCGCGCGTCACGCGGCTCGTGCGGAGCGTGGTGCTGACCTTGCGGGAGCAGGTCTATGTCGAGGCAGCCGTTGCGTCAGGCGTGCGGGTGCCGTCGATCATCCTGCGCCATATCCTCCCCAATACCGTCGCGCCGATGATGGTGCAGGCCACATATATCTTCGCCAGCGCCATGATCATCGAGGCCGCCCTCTCCTTCATAGGCGCTGGCGTGCCGCCCGACGTGCCCACCTGGGGGAACATCATGGCCGATGGGCGCTCGCTCTGGCAGATACAGGCGTCCATCGTCTTCATACCGGCGGCGTTCCTGTCCGTGACGGTGCTTGCCGTCAATATGATGGGCGACGGCCTGCGCGACGCCCTCGATCCCCGCCTGAAAAGACGTGTGTGATCCTGGACTGCCCGACTGCTCAATGGAGCTCTCATGACACCCGCCGAATATCAGAGCATGGATGCCGTCGGCCTGGCCGATCTCGTGGCTTGCGGCGACGTCTCCGCGCAGGAACTGCTCGCCTTGTGCATCAACGAGATCGACAGCAAGGATCCG
Proteins encoded in this region:
- a CDS encoding putative peptide ABC transporter permease protein y4tQ (Evidence 3 : Putative function from multiple computational evidences), which produces MQAVNMQVDQSATAGLAGRLSRIARRYPSAAIGCVVLAVMILVGILAPFLGTVSPNELSLSRRLLPPSESAWFGTDGFGRDIYSRVLYGTHVSLFIGFTVAVLSAGIGLLVGLISGFVRPLDAVLMRITDGLMSIPSILLAIALMALIRGSVTTVIVAITIAEVPRVTRLVRSVVLTLREQVYVEAAVASGVRVPSIILRHILPNTVAPMMVQATYIFASAMIIEAALSFIGAGVPPDVPTWGNIMADGRSLWQIQASIVFIPAAFLSVTVLAVNMMGDGLRDALDPRLKRRV